The following are from one region of the Paenalkalicoccus suaedae genome:
- a CDS encoding DegV family protein: protein MITLMADSTCDLSDEVLAEHDIKTAALSIHIGDKEYQDRIDIQPDEFYEMMGSLEEFPTTGMPSPATFISIFEGAIAKGSKEILCICMSSGTSGSYQSAALAKRQFEEDNPESDVQIHIADSRCMSHGSGWLLIKCARMRAAGATYDELVTFVEENKTKVKHYLSVDDLNHLIKSGRISNAGAFIGKMLMLKPVMSMKDGKGAIVAKERGQKRVLKHYVEQFVARQNPEMTDFIIIGYTSEKLVAETLHAKILKETDFKGDIYVMQMGVSVGTHVGPGAISMFFMEK, encoded by the coding sequence ATGATTACATTAATGGCAGATTCAACGTGTGACTTATCAGACGAGGTACTTGCGGAGCACGATATTAAAACGGCGGCACTGTCGATTCACATTGGGGACAAGGAGTATCAGGATCGCATCGACATTCAGCCGGACGAATTTTACGAGATGATGGGGTCGCTAGAGGAGTTTCCCACTACAGGGATGCCAAGTCCCGCGACATTTATCTCTATTTTTGAGGGTGCGATTGCTAAGGGGAGCAAAGAGATTTTGTGTATCTGCATGTCTAGTGGCACGAGTGGGTCCTATCAGTCTGCAGCGCTTGCCAAGCGTCAGTTTGAGGAAGACAACCCTGAGTCAGACGTCCAGATTCATATTGCAGATTCACGGTGCATGAGTCACGGGAGCGGCTGGTTACTCATCAAGTGTGCGCGTATGCGAGCTGCCGGAGCAACGTACGACGAGCTAGTGACCTTTGTGGAGGAAAATAAGACGAAGGTGAAGCACTATTTATCCGTTGATGATTTAAATCACTTGATTAAAAGCGGACGTATCTCTAATGCAGGTGCCTTTATCGGCAAAATGCTGATGCTTAAGCCAGTCATGTCCATGAAGGATGGGAAAGGTGCGATCGTCGCAAAGGAGCGCGGTCAAAAGCGTGTGTTAAAGCACTACGTTGAGCAATTTGTTGCGCGTCAAAACCCCGAGATGACGGACTTTATCATTATTGGCTATACGTCTGAGAAGCTTGTAGCAGAGACCCTTCATGCGAAGATCTTGAAGGAAACAGACTTTAAGGGTGATATATATGTGATGCAAATGGGCGTTTCCGTAGGTACACATGTAGGCCCAGGCGCAATCTCGATGTTTTTCATGGAGAAATAG
- a CDS encoding HD domain-containing protein produces MKQDLMKVLEVVKLGEKLKQELRHSFLSNGRQESVAEHTWRVGLMAVLLTPYVQKEVDVAKLLKMIVIHDLVEAFAGDVPAFDTMHDAAAKEQKIEREMASIDRIRDMLGGALGEEVRALWLEFEHKETTEAKVGHALDKLEAQIQHNEADIETWLPIEHEMSFRMQPHVEFDETLTLFKELIEEEAEQKLTAAGIDTEPLKQRAKR; encoded by the coding sequence ATGAAGCAGGATCTGATGAAAGTACTAGAAGTGGTGAAACTTGGAGAAAAGTTAAAGCAGGAGTTACGTCACAGTTTCCTTTCCAATGGTCGGCAGGAGAGTGTGGCAGAGCATACGTGGAGAGTGGGGCTTATGGCGGTGCTGCTGACGCCGTATGTGCAAAAGGAAGTAGATGTTGCGAAGCTGTTAAAGATGATTGTCATTCATGATTTGGTCGAAGCATTTGCAGGCGATGTGCCGGCGTTTGACACCATGCATGATGCAGCAGCGAAAGAGCAAAAGATCGAGCGTGAAATGGCGTCGATTGATCGCATTCGGGATATGCTCGGTGGGGCTTTAGGAGAGGAAGTACGTGCACTCTGGCTAGAGTTTGAGCATAAGGAGACAACAGAGGCGAAGGTTGGTCATGCGTTAGATAAGCTGGAGGCGCAGATTCAGCATAACGAAGCAGATATAGAGACATGGTTACCGATTGAGCACGAAATGAGCTTTCGCATGCAGCCGCATGTGGAGTTTGATGAGACGCTCACGTTATTTAAAGAGTTGATTGAAGAGGAAGCAGAGCAAAAGCTGACAGCAGCGGGTATTGATACGGAGCCACTGAAGCAGAGAGCGAAGCGATGA
- a CDS encoding MerR family transcriptional regulator, with amino-acid sequence MGLQVKELANLTGISVRTLHHYDHIGLLVPSTTTDAGYRLYADADIAKLQQILFFRALDFPLKEIKRILASPDYSTLEALDVQRSMLMERRAQLNEMIETIDKTIRSKKGEFAMSNEERFKGMAFKDDTYEQEARERWGDAPIEESKRRVESLSDAEQQALGEEWERIYRKLAEVMQTESPESARSQEAIAEWFHYLNANFGTYSKAAFAGLGEMYVADERFTKNIDAYGDGLAVFMAKAMKEFGRLR; translated from the coding sequence ATGGGTCTTCAGGTAAAGGAGCTTGCGAATCTCACAGGCATAAGTGTGCGGACGTTGCATCACTATGATCATATTGGCTTACTCGTGCCGAGTACGACGACAGATGCTGGCTATCGACTGTATGCGGACGCCGATATTGCAAAGCTTCAGCAGATTTTGTTTTTCCGTGCTCTCGATTTTCCGCTGAAGGAAATTAAGCGCATTTTAGCGAGTCCGGATTACTCGACGCTTGAGGCGCTAGACGTGCAGCGTTCGATGCTGATGGAGCGGCGGGCTCAGCTGAACGAGATGATTGAGACGATTGATAAGACGATTAGGTCGAAGAAGGGAGAGTTTGCGATGTCGAATGAGGAGCGATTTAAGGGCATGGCGTTTAAGGATGACACGTACGAGCAGGAGGCCCGCGAGCGTTGGGGCGATGCGCCGATTGAGGAGTCGAAGCGGCGTGTGGAGTCCCTGTCGGACGCTGAGCAACAGGCGCTTGGCGAGGAGTGGGAGCGGATTTATCGCAAGCTTGCTGAAGTGATGCAGACGGAGTCGCCGGAATCTGCGCGTTCGCAGGAGGCGATTGCGGAGTGGTTCCACTATTTGAATGCTAACTTTGGGACGTATTCAAAAGCGGCATTTGCTGGCCTTGGGGAGATGTACGTTGCCGATGAGCGGTTCACGAAGAATATTGATGCATACGGGGATGGATTGGCGGTGTTTATGGCTAAGGCGATGAAGGAGTTTGGTCGACTAAGGTAG